The proteins below come from a single Faecalibaculum rodentium genomic window:
- a CDS encoding ACT domain-containing protein: MKAVITVVGADRTGILALVASECAARNCNILDVSQTIVDGVFTMTMIADMDGLTESFEAFADHMETVGAENDLAVRVMNRAIFKAMHSI; the protein is encoded by the coding sequence ATGAAAGCTGTCATTACTGTTGTCGGTGCGGACCGCACCGGAATCCTCGCCCTGGTGGCCAGCGAATGCGCCGCACGCAACTGCAACATTCTGGATGTGTCTCAGACCATCGTGGATGGTGTTTTCACCATGACCATGATTGCGGACATGGACGGCCTTACGGAGTCCTTCGAAGCCTTTGCCGATCACATGGAAACCGTGGGAGCCGAAAACGACCTGGCGGTGCGCGTCATGAACCGGGCCATCTTCAAGGCCATGCATTCGATTTAG
- a CDS encoding PFL family protein yields the protein MQVSEIQETIKMIDEECLDIRTITMGISLLDCIDPDIDTSCRKCEEKICRLAKDLVRTGEEISRTYGIPVVNKRISVTPIAFLVAASGGDPVKYARMLERCAQKLGVDFIGGYSALVQKGYAHGDRELIDSIPRALKETQHVCASVNIGSTKAGINMDAVKRMGEVIREAAELTADDNCIGAAKLVVFCNAPEDNPFMAGAFHGVGEGDCVINVGVSGPGVVRAALAKAPKDAPIDRIADLIKRTAFKITRMGQLVGTVASEKLGVPFGIVDLSLAPTPAVGDSVAHILEEIGLETCGAYGTTAALAMLNDAVKKGGVMATSHVGGLSGAFIPVSEDAGMIHAAKEGILKLEKLEAMTAVCSVGLDMIVIPGETRADVISGIIADEAAIGMVNSKTTAVRLIPAIGRKVGETLDFGGLLGEGPVMPVNQTSDAVFINRGGRIPAPLQALKN from the coding sequence ATGCAGGTATCTGAAATTCAGGAAACCATCAAGATGATCGACGAGGAGTGCCTCGACATCCGGACCATCACCATGGGGATCTCCCTGCTGGACTGCATCGATCCGGACATCGACACGTCCTGCCGCAAATGCGAGGAAAAAATCTGCCGGCTGGCGAAGGACCTGGTGCGAACCGGCGAGGAGATTTCCCGGACTTATGGCATTCCCGTGGTCAACAAGCGGATCTCCGTGACCCCGATTGCCTTTCTGGTGGCAGCCAGCGGCGGGGATCCTGTGAAATATGCCCGGATGCTCGAGCGCTGTGCGCAGAAGCTCGGCGTAGACTTCATCGGCGGCTATTCCGCCCTGGTGCAGAAGGGCTATGCCCACGGTGACCGGGAGCTGATCGACAGCATTCCCCGGGCGCTGAAGGAGACACAGCATGTCTGTGCATCCGTGAACATCGGCAGTACGAAAGCGGGGATCAACATGGATGCGGTGAAACGCATGGGCGAAGTGATCCGCGAAGCGGCGGAGCTCACTGCAGATGACAACTGCATCGGCGCGGCGAAGCTCGTGGTGTTCTGCAACGCCCCCGAGGACAATCCCTTCATGGCCGGCGCCTTCCACGGTGTGGGTGAAGGCGACTGTGTGATCAATGTGGGTGTATCGGGTCCCGGCGTGGTGCGCGCGGCCCTGGCCAAGGCCCCGAAAGATGCACCCATTGACAGGATCGCGGATCTCATCAAGCGCACGGCGTTCAAGATCACGCGCATGGGCCAGCTTGTGGGCACCGTGGCCAGCGAGAAGCTGGGGGTGCCCTTCGGCATTGTGGACCTGTCTCTGGCGCCGACACCGGCTGTGGGCGACTCCGTGGCGCACATCCTGGAAGAAATCGGGCTGGAGACCTGCGGCGCCTACGGCACGACTGCGGCGCTGGCGATGCTCAACGATGCGGTCAAGAAAGGCGGCGTCATGGCCACGAGTCATGTGGGCGGTCTGTCCGGTGCGTTCATTCCCGTTTCCGAGGATGCGGGGATGATCCACGCAGCAAAGGAAGGCATCCTGAAGCTGGAGAAGCTGGAGGCCATGACCGCGGTGTGCTCTGTGGGTCTGGACATGATCGTGATTCCCGGCGAGACCCGGGCGGATGTCATTTCCGGCATCATTGCAGACGAGGCAGCCATTGGCATGGTGAACTCGAAGACCACCGCCGTCCGGCTGATTCCCGCCATTGGCAGGAAGGTGGGGGAAACACTGGATTTCGGCGGACTGCTGGGAGAAGGCCCGGTGATGCCCGTGAACCAGACCTCTGATGCGGTGTTCATCAACCGCGGCGGACGCATTCCGGCTCCGCTGCAGGCACTGAAAAACTGA
- a CDS encoding transporter substrate-binding domain-containing protein has protein sequence MNKFLKLTLTAGMAASVLAGCSSAGTADDAKADEGKSEPKEIIVGISPDYPPYESIEGDAIVGFDADMTEWLFNYMKEEEGLDYTYTFKQMSFDTIVSAIQTGQIDLGISGFTYDEDREKAVAFSDPYNTSAQVVVVAGDSDLASVADLNGKKVGAQLGATGQSAAEEIEGAEVTPVQDVKVLMETLKSHGLDAVVLDTAVANNYAAGGEYKVVGDHLMEEENFIIAAKDNEELLKQVNTAIKAFKESDDYTKLKEKWGV, from the coding sequence ATGAACAAGTTTTTGAAACTGACACTTACTGCCGGCATGGCGGCATCTGTGCTGGCCGGCTGCTCTTCCGCAGGCACTGCGGATGATGCAAAGGCAGACGAAGGAAAGAGCGAGCCGAAGGAAATCATCGTCGGCATCTCTCCGGACTATCCGCCTTATGAGTCCATCGAAGGCGATGCGATCGTGGGCTTCGATGCGGACATGACGGAATGGCTGTTCAACTACATGAAGGAAGAGGAAGGCCTGGACTACACCTACACCTTCAAGCAGATGAGCTTTGACACCATCGTATCGGCGATTCAGACCGGTCAGATCGACCTGGGCATTTCCGGCTTCACCTATGACGAAGACCGGGAAAAGGCCGTGGCCTTCTCCGATCCCTACAACACCTCGGCCCAGGTTGTCGTGGTGGCCGGCGACAGTGACCTGGCCAGCGTCGCGGACCTGAATGGCAAGAAAGTCGGTGCTCAGCTGGGCGCAACCGGCCAAAGCGCAGCAGAGGAAATCGAAGGCGCCGAGGTCACACCGGTGCAGGACGTGAAGGTGCTCATGGAAACCCTGAAGTCCCACGGACTGGATGCAGTGGTTCTGGACACAGCCGTGGCCAACAACTACGCAGCCGGCGGGGAATACAAAGTCGTGGGTGACCACCTGATGGAAGAGGAGAACTTCATCATTGCCGCGAAGGACAACGAAGAGCTGCTCAAGCAGGTCAACACCGCCATCAAGGCATTCAAGGAAAGCGACGATTACACCAAACTGAAAGAAAAGTGGGGCGTGTGA
- a CDS encoding amino acid ABC transporter permease — protein MWETFLSPDNLTYMLKGAGASLALALGALIFGVMIGVVMAAMKLSKSKVLNVIGSVYVEILRGTPMLLQLLFFYLGVPVLYQMIAGTRLRVDPYVVGLIAMSLNSGAYQTELIRSGIQGVDKGQWEACETLGISYVTMMKEVILPQAFKRIIPPMVSEFITLIKDSSLISCIGAAELLYTAQVLGAKYYNYLDPLIIAGCMYLVMTVTISFIARKIEKRMAVSD, from the coding sequence ATGTGGGAGACATTTCTGTCCCCCGATAATCTCACCTATATGCTCAAAGGTGCCGGCGCATCCCTCGCGCTGGCACTTGGTGCGTTGATATTCGGTGTGATGATCGGCGTGGTCATGGCGGCAATGAAGCTGTCGAAATCGAAAGTGCTGAACGTGATCGGCAGTGTGTATGTGGAGATCCTCCGGGGTACCCCGATGCTGCTGCAGCTCCTGTTCTTCTACCTGGGTGTTCCCGTGCTCTATCAGATGATTGCCGGCACGCGCCTGCGTGTGGATCCTTATGTGGTGGGTCTGATCGCGATGTCCCTGAACTCCGGTGCCTACCAGACGGAGCTGATCCGTTCGGGGATCCAGGGCGTGGACAAAGGCCAGTGGGAGGCCTGCGAGACCCTGGGCATTTCCTATGTGACGATGATGAAGGAAGTCATTCTGCCGCAGGCCTTCAAGCGGATCATCCCGCCCATGGTCAGCGAGTTCATCACCCTGATCAAGGACAGCTCCCTGATTTCCTGCATCGGCGCGGCGGAGCTGCTGTACACAGCCCAGGTGCTGGGCGCCAAGTACTACAACTACCTGGATCCGCTGATTATCGCCGGATGCATGTATCTGGTGATGACCGTCACGATTTCCTTCATTGCCCGGAAAATAGAAAAGAGGATGGCAGTCAGTGATTAA
- a CDS encoding amino acid ABC transporter ATP-binding protein: MIKVEHVSKHFGGVHAVNGVSLEVNKGDIVCLIGPSGSGKSTLLRCIHGLETVDDGAVYMDGELMDPADKAKYREQRNRMGFVFQHFNLFPNKTVLDNCTLAQMTVLKRSREEAEKTALEYLDKVGLLDKKDSYPNQLSGGQKQRVAIARALCMNPDMMLFDEPTSALDPEMIKEVLEVMKDLGRQGMTMIVVTHEMGFARHVANRVLFLDQGHLVEEGDSEAFFTNPKSERAKDFLSKVFYDAQ, encoded by the coding sequence GTGATTAAAGTCGAACATGTATCCAAGCACTTCGGCGGCGTGCATGCAGTCAATGGCGTCAGCCTGGAAGTGAACAAGGGGGACATCGTGTGCCTGATCGGTCCCTCCGGCTCCGGCAAGTCCACGCTGCTTCGGTGCATCCATGGTCTGGAGACGGTGGATGACGGCGCGGTGTATATGGACGGCGAGCTGATGGATCCCGCAGACAAGGCAAAATACCGGGAGCAGCGAAACCGCATGGGGTTTGTGTTCCAGCACTTCAACCTGTTCCCCAACAAGACGGTGCTGGACAACTGCACGCTGGCGCAGATGACGGTGCTGAAGCGCTCCCGGGAAGAAGCGGAGAAGACGGCGCTGGAGTATCTGGACAAGGTAGGGCTGCTGGACAAGAAGGACAGCTACCCCAACCAGCTTTCCGGCGGACAGAAACAGCGTGTGGCGATTGCCCGGGCCCTGTGCATGAACCCGGACATGATGCTGTTTGACGAACCCACCAGTGCGCTGGATCCCGAGATGATCAAGGAAGTGCTGGAGGTCATGAAGGACCTGGGACGCCAGGGCATGACCATGATCGTGGTCACGCATGAGATGGGATTTGCCAGGCACGTGGCCAACCGGGTGCTCTTCCTGGACCAGGGGCATCTGGTGGAAGAAGGAGACAGCGAGGCGTTCTTCACGAACCCGAAATCCGAGCGGGCGAAGGACTTCCTGTCAAAGGTGTTCTACGATGCTCAGTGA
- a CDS encoding aminotransferase class I/II-fold pyridoxal phosphate-dependent enzyme, with protein sequence MLSEFAAEQWMTRYETLAKVNMTETSCDALRLEELEALEPGLFSELVLDYGPITGSEELKRQILAMYETGGPENITTAAGCVNASQHVMDELIEPEDSVMVFTPGYQQFAGYAASLGAQVTELQLDPANWQADLDALEEAAEHRGLDLLILNLPGNPTGTILTEEQLQRVIRIAETHDAWILCDEVYRGIGTVMPSVSDRYEKGIATGSLSKALACPGIRIGWVKGPGALIDRLNIRRDYTFIGAGPLNDRMAAAVLRHREAVLARNNAIVKQNTAALRAWLQDNPSYSCVIPEAGSVALLRLPEGVDDEDFALQLMEKAGLFFVPGRFFGAPGTLRLGLGRPPEVFMKGLTLLAGFAWGS encoded by the coding sequence ATGCTCAGTGAATTCGCTGCCGAGCAGTGGATGACCCGCTATGAAACGCTGGCGAAGGTGAACATGACCGAAACCAGCTGTGACGCACTGCGTCTGGAAGAACTCGAGGCCCTGGAACCGGGCCTTTTTTCCGAACTGGTGCTGGATTACGGTCCCATCACCGGCAGTGAGGAACTCAAGCGGCAAATCCTGGCCATGTATGAAACCGGCGGACCGGAAAACATCACCACGGCAGCGGGATGCGTGAATGCCAGCCAGCATGTGATGGATGAACTCATTGAACCGGAAGACAGCGTGATGGTGTTCACCCCGGGGTATCAGCAGTTTGCCGGGTACGCCGCCAGCCTCGGGGCGCAGGTGACAGAACTGCAGCTGGATCCTGCAAACTGGCAGGCGGATCTGGATGCGCTGGAGGAAGCGGCAGAACACAGGGGGCTGGACCTTCTGATCCTGAACCTGCCTGGCAATCCCACCGGCACGATCCTGACGGAAGAGCAGCTGCAGCGGGTGATCCGCATTGCGGAAACTCACGATGCGTGGATCCTCTGCGACGAGGTCTACCGCGGTATCGGAACGGTCATGCCATCCGTAAGCGACCGGTATGAAAAGGGGATCGCCACGGGGTCGCTGTCGAAGGCCCTGGCCTGTCCGGGGATCCGGATCGGCTGGGTGAAGGGCCCTGGCGCGCTGATCGACCGGCTGAACATCCGCCGGGACTACACCTTCATCGGGGCGGGGCCGCTGAATGACCGCATGGCTGCGGCGGTTCTCCGCCACCGGGAAGCGGTCCTGGCCCGCAACAATGCCATCGTAAAGCAGAACACTGCGGCGCTTCGAGCGTGGCTCCAGGACAATCCTTCGTATTCCTGTGTGATTCCCGAAGCAGGATCTGTGGCGCTTCTGCGGCTGCCTGAGGGGGTGGATGACGAGGACTTCGCGCTGCAGCTGATGGAGAAAGCCGGGCTGTTCTTTGTGCCGGGGCGTTTTTTCGGGGCGCCGGGGACCCTGCGGCTGGGGCTGGGCAGGCCGCCTGAAGTCTTTATGAAAGGGCTTACTCTTCTGGCCGGATTTGCCTGGGGTTCATAG
- a CDS encoding DUF1307 domain-containing protein yields MKRSWMAVLCLVLAGCVRVGGGQTGENREVTDSADTVKQVMTCTSEAGSYEFNAQGDQVTKSVQTESVSFEELGLEQGADAAKIEEAITRVLAESYGSLEGVDASGAVKDGRVEMTVSIDYETADHQALIDAGLLEPGELDSQYVSLERTQSELQSQGFACRVG; encoded by the coding sequence ATGAAGAGATCATGGATGGCGGTTCTGTGCCTTGTTCTGGCCGGCTGTGTCCGCGTGGGAGGCGGGCAGACGGGAGAAAACCGGGAAGTCACGGACAGTGCCGATACAGTGAAACAGGTCATGACCTGCACGTCGGAGGCGGGCAGTTATGAATTCAACGCACAGGGGGACCAGGTCACAAAATCTGTGCAGACCGAAAGCGTTTCCTTTGAGGAACTGGGCCTGGAACAGGGTGCGGATGCGGCAAAGATCGAAGAAGCGATCACCCGGGTGCTGGCAGAATCCTACGGCAGCCTGGAAGGCGTTGATGCCTCGGGTGCCGTGAAGGATGGCCGCGTGGAGATGACGGTTTCCATTGATTATGAGACTGCCGACCACCAGGCGCTGATCGACGCCGGTCTGCTGGAACCCGGAGAACTGGACTCCCAGTACGTCAGTCTGGAACGGACGCAGTCGGAACTGCAGTCCCAGGGGTTTGCCTGCAGGGTCGGATAA
- a CDS encoding metallophosphoesterase, which produces MRYYIADCHFWHAALNDHMDCRGFASVGEMNEHMIECWNRRVRPCDEVVILGDLSWGDAARTTEILERLNGRLYLVRGNHDRYLKDPAFDASRFEWIRDYAELSDNRRKVVLSHYPMACYNGQYRLDEQGSPRSYMLHGHIHDTMDQALLDAWQDMASSTMVTDPGGRRRPVPCHLINCFCQYSGYTPLTLDEWIETDRKRRETQKEREFDGETGVKEGCQGAVCPDQGHIPAQDPGR; this is translated from the coding sequence ATGCGCTACTACATCGCCGACTGCCACTTCTGGCACGCGGCCCTGAACGATCATATGGACTGCCGGGGGTTTGCATCTGTCGGCGAAATGAATGAGCACATGATCGAGTGCTGGAACCGGCGGGTCAGGCCCTGTGACGAGGTGGTGATCCTGGGTGACCTGAGCTGGGGAGATGCAGCCAGGACCACCGAAATTCTTGAGCGGCTGAACGGCCGTCTGTATCTCGTCCGCGGTAATCATGACAGGTATCTGAAGGATCCTGCCTTCGATGCCTCCCGGTTTGAATGGATCCGTGACTATGCAGAGCTGAGTGACAACCGCCGCAAGGTGGTCCTGTCCCACTATCCCATGGCCTGCTACAACGGACAGTACCGGTTGGATGAACAGGGCAGTCCCCGCTCCTACATGCTGCATGGACATATCCATGACACGATGGACCAGGCCCTGCTGGATGCCTGGCAGGATATGGCGTCTTCCACCATGGTCACTGATCCCGGCGGGCGCCGGCGGCCTGTCCCCTGTCACCTGATCAACTGCTTCTGCCAGTATTCGGGTTACACGCCGCTGACGCTGGATGAATGGATCGAGACAGACAGAAAGAGAAGAGAAACGCAGAAAGAGAGAGAATTTGATGGAGAAACTGGAGTCAAGGAAGGGTGCCAAGGCGCTGTATGTCCAGATCAAGGACATATACCGGCGCAGGATCCTGGAAGGTGA
- a CDS encoding GntR family transcriptional regulator — protein MEKLESRKGAKALYVQIKDIYRRRILEGDLQPGDKIESETQIQKMYGVSRITARQAILDLEKDGMVNRGRGRGTFVIWKPAMSETLEGIRGFTEEMRLHGRQPGTSSWHASTRACGRRMAAAFGLDPEQEAFVVERVCTADDIRIAYIISCFPDGGFSYLGGSVYEETGAPARVEEEFSAQLPDEEVVSSLNISRTLPVLVRKRLGFDSEGRVMEYSLTYYRSDLYSWNRTQ, from the coding sequence ATGGAGAAACTGGAGTCAAGGAAGGGTGCCAAGGCGCTGTATGTCCAGATCAAGGACATATACCGGCGCAGGATCCTGGAAGGTGACCTGCAGCCCGGTGACAAGATAGAAAGTGAAACCCAGATTCAGAAGATGTACGGCGTCTCCCGGATCACTGCCCGACAGGCCATTCTGGATCTGGAAAAGGACGGTATGGTCAACCGTGGACGAGGGCGCGGCACATTTGTCATCTGGAAGCCGGCCATGTCCGAAACCCTGGAAGGGATCCGGGGATTCACGGAAGAAATGCGCCTGCACGGCAGACAGCCCGGCACATCCAGCTGGCATGCCAGCACAAGAGCCTGCGGCAGGCGGATGGCGGCAGCCTTCGGCCTGGACCCGGAACAGGAAGCCTTTGTCGTGGAGCGTGTCTGCACGGCTGACGACATCCGGATTGCATACATCATTTCCTGCTTTCCTGACGGCGGATTCAGCTACCTGGGCGGATCGGTCTATGAGGAAACCGGCGCCCCGGCCCGGGTGGAGGAAGAGTTCTCGGCCCAGCTGCCGGATGAGGAAGTGGTGTCCAGTCTGAACATCTCCCGGACACTGCCGGTTCTGGTCCGCAAGCGCCTCGGGTTTGACAGCGAGGGCAGAGTCATGGAGTATTCCCTGACCTACTACCGCAGCGACCTGTATTCCTGGAACCGCACACAGTGA
- a CDS encoding sodium-dependent transporter, translating into MEREKLGSRLGFILISAGCAIGIGNVWKFPYVAGLYGGGVFLFFYLLFLLMLGLPVMTMEFATGRAAGTSPARLLGKLEPAGTKWHWYTPCFLAGNWLLMMFYTVVTGWMLRYFADMVAGQFVNAGQEQVSTHYVDMLSNPGPLVFFTILVIVSGFGICARGLQAGLERVTKWMMGALLVIMVVLAVNSMLSAGAAEGVKYLFVPDFARAREIGLGSVIAAAMNQAFFTLSLGIGAMAIFGSYIGKEHRLFGESVHIALLDTFVALTAALIVIPSCFAYNVETTAGPGLIFVTLPNIFAAMPLGRLWGSLFFLFLSFAAFSTILAVFENIISSTMDLTGWSRKKTCAVCAAAMMVLSLPSALGFNVLAGLQPLGAGSTIMDLEDFLVSNILLPLGSLVFVVFCTWKQGWGWNRFTEEADTGRGLRFPKWIRTYCRFLLPAIIAVILITGILPG; encoded by the coding sequence ATGGAAAGGGAAAAACTGGGATCCCGGCTGGGATTCATACTGATTTCGGCGGGATGCGCGATCGGCATCGGCAATGTCTGGAAGTTCCCCTATGTGGCCGGGCTGTACGGCGGCGGGGTGTTCCTGTTCTTCTACCTGCTGTTTCTGCTGATGCTCGGACTGCCGGTCATGACCATGGAATTTGCGACCGGCCGGGCTGCCGGAACCAGTCCTGCCCGGCTGCTGGGAAAACTGGAGCCGGCGGGCACGAAATGGCACTGGTATACACCCTGTTTCCTGGCAGGCAACTGGCTGCTCATGATGTTCTATACTGTCGTGACGGGCTGGATGCTCCGGTATTTTGCGGATATGGTCGCAGGACAGTTTGTAAATGCCGGGCAGGAACAGGTAAGTACCCACTATGTGGATATGCTGTCGAATCCGGGTCCCCTGGTGTTCTTCACCATTCTGGTGATTGTGTCGGGATTCGGCATCTGTGCCCGGGGCCTGCAGGCCGGACTGGAAAGAGTCACGAAATGGATGATGGGCGCCCTGTTGGTCATCATGGTGGTGCTCGCCGTGAATTCCATGCTGTCCGCCGGGGCTGCAGAAGGCGTGAAGTACCTCTTTGTGCCGGATTTTGCCCGGGCCAGGGAAATCGGCCTGGGCAGTGTCATTGCAGCCGCGATGAACCAGGCGTTCTTCACGCTGTCCCTGGGGATCGGCGCCATGGCCATCTTCGGATCCTATATCGGCAAGGAGCACCGGCTGTTCGGGGAATCCGTGCATATCGCCCTCCTGGACACTTTTGTGGCGCTCACGGCAGCCCTGATCGTGATTCCTTCCTGTTTTGCCTACAACGTGGAAACCACCGCCGGACCGGGTCTGATTTTTGTCACGCTGCCCAACATCTTTGCGGCCATGCCTCTGGGCAGGCTCTGGGGGTCGCTGTTCTTCCTGTTCCTGAGCTTTGCCGCCTTTTCCACGATCCTGGCGGTGTTCGAGAACATCATTTCCAGCACCATGGACCTGACCGGGTGGTCACGGAAGAAAACCTGTGCTGTCTGTGCGGCAGCGATGATGGTCCTGAGTCTGCCCAGTGCCCTGGGCTTCAATGTCCTCGCCGGGCTCCAGCCGCTGGGAGCCGGAAGCACGATCATGGACCTGGAGGATTTCCTGGTTTCCAACATCCTGCTGCCCCTGGGATCGCTGGTGTTCGTGGTGTTCTGCACCTGGAAACAGGGCTGGGGCTGGAACCGGTTCACCGAAGAAGCCGATACCGGCCGAGGATTGCGGTTTCCGAAATGGATCCGGACTTATTGCCGGTTCCTGCTCCCGGCAATCATTGCAGTGATCCTGATCACCGGCATTCTCCCCGGCTGA
- a CDS encoding M3 family oligoendopeptidase: protein MTFKDFPYTRPDLADIQAQLDRILQSLQQAGDAPAFLEILHEYDDLKSHFMTLAELAAIRHTLDTRDPFYTAENDWFDASMPLIEESFQKILDQVLHSPFRPDIEQVIPKTWFMAAEMDRKSFSPEIIPLLQKEASLASAYQNLIASAQIPFDGTQHTLAQLEKPMNDPDQEVRKTASLAYWGWFAQNEPELQALFSDLVQVRTDMAHCLGFESFIDLGYLRMHRFDYDRQDVETYRQQILEDIVPLCQELYTAQKQRLHTATLPVWQEKSEFPSGNPAPVCAGSEMTARAQRMYRELSEETGRFFDDMSARQLMDLEARPGKAAGGYCTWLPDHRAPFIFANSNGTQSDVETLTHEAGHAFQVWSSTPVFPSDLAWPTSESAEIHSMSMEFFTWPWMESFFGDEADRYRFAHLSGAVKFLPYGVLVDHFQHEVYAHPDWTADERNACWRSLEKQYLPHKDYSGIDVLERGGWWMRQLHIFMDPFYYIDYTLAQVAALQFLARMLDRDSGAFQDYLQICRLGGTLPFRDLMHRAHLQVPFEPGCLKDTAATLRQWFAQHMPAVTER from the coding sequence ATGACATTCAAAGACTTTCCCTATACCCGACCCGACCTGGCAGACATTCAGGCACAGCTGGACCGCATCCTGCAGTCCCTGCAGCAGGCCGGGGATGCTCCTGCTTTTCTGGAGATTCTGCATGAATATGACGACCTGAAATCGCATTTCATGACCCTGGCGGAACTGGCGGCCATCCGCCATACCCTGGATACCAGGGATCCGTTCTATACCGCGGAGAATGACTGGTTCGATGCCTCGATGCCCCTGATCGAGGAGTCTTTCCAGAAGATCCTCGATCAGGTCCTGCACAGTCCGTTCCGGCCGGACATTGAACAGGTCATTCCCAAAACCTGGTTCATGGCGGCTGAGATGGACCGGAAAAGTTTTTCACCGGAGATCATCCCACTGCTGCAGAAGGAAGCCTCCCTGGCTTCCGCCTACCAGAACCTGATTGCCTCCGCCCAGATCCCCTTTGACGGGACACAGCATACCCTGGCACAGCTCGAGAAACCCATGAACGATCCCGACCAGGAGGTCCGGAAAACGGCCAGTCTGGCATACTGGGGATGGTTTGCGCAGAACGAACCGGAGCTGCAGGCACTCTTCAGTGACCTGGTCCAGGTCCGCACAGACATGGCACACTGTCTGGGCTTCGAATCCTTCATCGATCTCGGGTATCTGCGGATGCACCGCTTCGACTATGACCGGCAGGATGTGGAAACCTACCGACAGCAGATCCTGGAAGATATCGTCCCGCTCTGTCAGGAACTGTACACCGCGCAGAAACAGCGCCTGCATACCGCGACCCTTCCCGTCTGGCAGGAAAAGTCGGAATTTCCCTCCGGAAACCCGGCCCCGGTCTGTGCCGGCAGTGAAATGACCGCACGGGCACAGCGGATGTACCGGGAACTCTCGGAGGAAACCGGGCGCTTCTTCGACGACATGTCTGCCCGCCAGCTGATGGATCTGGAGGCCCGGCCGGGAAAAGCCGCCGGCGGCTACTGCACCTGGCTTCCCGATCACAGGGCTCCGTTCATCTTTGCCAATTCCAACGGCACGCAGTCAGACGTGGAAACCCTGACGCATGAAGCAGGCCACGCCTTCCAGGTCTGGTCCTCCACGCCTGTGTTCCCGTCAGACCTTGCCTGGCCCACCAGTGAATCCGCGGAGATTCACTCCATGTCTATGGAATTCTTCACATGGCCCTGGATGGAGTCTTTCTTTGGAGACGAAGCAGACCGGTACCGCTTTGCCCATTTGTCCGGTGCGGTGAAGTTTCTGCCCTATGGCGTGCTGGTGGATCACTTCCAGCATGAAGTCTATGCCCATCCCGACTGGACTGCCGACGAGCGGAACGCCTGCTGGCGGTCACTGGAAAAACAGTATCTTCCGCACAAGGACTACAGCGGAATCGACGTTCTGGAGCGAGGCGGATGGTGGATGCGCCAGCTGCACATCTTCATGGACCCGTTCTATTACATTGACTACACCCTGGCACAGGTGGCTGCCCTGCAGTTTCTGGCCCGGATGCTCGATCGGGACAGCGGGGCATTCCAGGATTATCTCCAGATCTGCCGGCTGGGCGGCACCCTGCCGTTCCGGGACCTCATGCACAGGGCGCATCTGCAGGTGCCCTTTGAACCCGGCTGCCTGAAGGACACAGCTGCCACGCTGCGACAGTGGTTTGCGCAGCACATGCCGGCTGTGACAGAACGCTGA